TCCTTTATCAATGAACTTGTGAAAGATGTTTCAAAGAGGAATGCTGCGGGTGAGTCAACAATAGTGTATTGTACTACCATCCGGGAGACCGAACAGGTTTGTGAATTTTCAGAACTGTATAATTTTGAACTTGCAAATCCTAATGCTGGAGTATGCatttttttcctgttttccTTTAAAATAGGAGTTGTGCACTGTTCAAATTATATAGATGCACATCAAATTCTTGCAATGTGAGTTCCTTAATATTTGCTTTTGTTTGTTTGAGTAACAGGCTAACAGCACCTCCTTTATTTTCTGGTCAATGTGGCCATGTGGGAACTTTCAGATTCCGTTCACATTACAAGGATGGATTCACTAAAGTCTAATAAAATTTGGAAGCGTGATTTCACGAATTCTAAAATAATTTGATAAAGTTGGGGTTCTTTATTGGTTGTGTGACCTGCTTTTAGTTTAGTACATACTTTCTGCTGTCTTAATTTGGGTACATAAATAATCTTTTTGCCAGGTTCATGATGCATTGGTTACTGCTGGAATCAAGTCTGGAATTTACCATGGTAAAATGGGCAGTAGAGCTAGAGAGGAATCCCATAGGTTTGTTATCTATTTCACTGGCTGTTTGGATGTAATATTGTTTTGCTTTTACTTCCATTTTCCTTGAACAATCTAAATCCTCCAACTATATTGCTTCAAGTTTTGGCCAATGTTCAAATGATATTTTGAACCAATTATCAACATTTCTCTCTGACAAATGGTTTTGTTGAATTGTTTATGTTGGCCTATTACTGGAATGATTGACCATTTCATTGCGAGGCATGGAATGCCATGTGGTTCACAAGGGCTagtatttgatttattatttaTTCTCAACATTCACTGTAAATTATTTGCTGAAATATCTTTGTTCTGTTAGATTTGCATCGATCATATAATTAGACAATCAGACAAATGCATGAGTCGAGGGGCATAAGGATAGTCAGTAATGTGATTTATGGATCCAGTTTTTCTTACAAACTATGGTGGCAGCATTATGATTCATCTTGTCATGGTGCTCCTTTGCAGATCCTTCATCAGGGATGAAGTTCGTGTGATGGTGGCAACTATAGCTTTTGGGATGGGTATTGATAAGCCTGATGTTAGATGTGTAATACACTATGGATGTCCAAAGAGCCTAGAGTCCTACTACCAGGAAAGTGGGCGTTGTGGAAGAGATGGTCTGTCTTCAGTCTGCTGGCTATATTACCAAAGAAGCGATGTTACAAAAGTTGACTTTTATTGTGCTGATGCAAAAAATGTACGTAACTGTGCATGTTGGATGTTTGTTCACATCCCTGCAACCTAGAGCTTGTTATGTACGACTCCTTTTCTTAATGTTTCAATTCATCAAACAGGGCACCCAGAGGAAAGCAATCATAGATTCCTTCATGGCAGCACAAAAATATTGCCTCCTTGCTACGTGCCGTAGAAGGTTCTTATTGCAGTATTTTGGCGAAGAGCTCAACTCTGACTGTGgtattctcttcttctttttaaaataaataaaagaacaaTTTTAAGAAGTTGTTGGACTTTGTTTGTGAATATTGTCAAACTGAAATTGTTTAGGTTTCTTTTGCTTATTCCTATCCTTGTTTAATCTATTGGGTTAGGAGGTATCATGCAATCTTATCACAAGTCACAACCACTGGATTTTGCCTTGCAGTAACATATTGATTAAATGATTAATAACCCCACATCTCTTGCTATACAGGTAACTGTGATAACTGCACAGCAGTGAAAAATGTGAGAGATTTGTCAAAAGAAACTTTTTTGTTGCTGTCGTGCATAAAATCTTGTGGAGGACGCTGGGGCCTCAATTTACCTATTGATGTTCTCCGTGGATCACGAGTAAGTTTCTACCCTTTTTTTGTTTCACATTTTCTGCAATTGCGACATACACTGACTGTTCAAACGTATGTGCTGATAATTTTATTGCTGGGAACAACCATATTGGACAGGATTACTCCTAGTTAATCATTTCAATGGAAAGTACTATTACCTTTGCTGCACTCTTGGCATATACTAGATCATATAGGTTTTTGAAGTCTTCCACAGTATTTTTACTCTATGAGCTCAAATTGGTAGATTGAATAGTAAATATTTTTAGAACTTAATCTTGGTCATTAGATTGCTCCTTCTTGAAAGAAAGATGTTCACATTTTGTAGGCCAAGAAAATTGTTGAAAACAATTATGATAAGCTACAAATGCATGGGCGAGGTAAAGACTACTCACCAAACTGGTGGAAAGCACTTGGTGGCCTCCTTATTGCACATGGTACTAATACTGTTGCCAACCTCTCCATTCAATTGGTCATTCTCGCAAGTCATATGAAGCAGCACTTTTTAAAATTGTTGGCTCTCCATGTGCAAAGCCGATTCTCTTGCTTTCTTTTTCCTGAGAAAGATAGGATTAGGAAAAGATTTGGAGATAGTGCTACACTTTGTTCTTGTGAGTAGAAGTAACGTTTTCGTAAACCCTATGCCCTTGATCATTTTGTAGAATACACAGGAAGACTGTAGATTTGTATTAAGAAGAGAGTTATGGTCTACATTTTCTATGCAAGCAAATGGCATAACCTGTGCCAACAGTAACTTCCTTTTGCCCTTAAAAGATATTCACAGTAATATGTCCATAATAATGGTACACTGAATTGACTCTTAGTGCAATGTCTTTTCAAAGAGTAGGCTGGTTATCCTTTTTTAGTCTAATCTTGAAACATGTAAAGCTTAGAAAGTATGCACCAATTTGAAGGCGCATCTTTCGACCAATTTGATGTCAATTAGAAAGTGCATTCATGAACATGTCAGCTACTGATTTCACACTTTTTTAAACCTCTATTTGAATGTATACTTGATGTATGGCTACACCGAGCAAATGCTCTGTATCAGTTGTAGGATACTGAAATATTTTATCACCCTGAAATGTGCGTTTATTTATTCATTGTCTTCTTTTATCTATGCGCAGATTACTTGAAGGAGACTGTCCGTGATACATTTAGATGTGTCAGGTGCTTTGTCActgtttttcttttgctttgtAGTCATTCTAATCATTCCCGACCACTAACTGTGCATTTATATATTCAGTGTCAGTCCAAAAGGGGTCAAGTTTCTCTCTGCTGCTCATAGAATAGATGGAACACCACTGATTTTACAGCTGACTGCAGAGATGATTGATTTAGAGGAACATGGTAGTTCGCAGCACAAAGAAGGTGGTGGCTCAAATCTTGTGCCCACATTAGAGTCTGAAAAATTTTCTGAGGTAGGTTCCTCAATTGTAATTTGCTGatccccacccacccacccactaCTTACCCTGGACATTTAGGCTATTTTGTGTCTGATTTAAATTTCTTTCAGGATGAATCAAAACTGTATCAAATGCTCCTCAATGTCAGGATGGAGCTTGCTCAAAATATCGGGACCGCTCCGtgagtaaaaaaaaaatcaaacgataATAACAATGAGTTAAGGAATCTTCGTTTTTcagtgattttttttaatccCACTTGTTACAGATATGCCATATGTGGTGATCAGACAATAAGAAACTTTGCAAAGATGAGGCCTTCTACTGGAGCTAGACTTGCTAACATCGATGGTGTCAACCAGGTATTACGTTGAAAACTATACATAGCAAACTATCAGTGTTTGAACcatgacctttgtgtcttttgggtttcatctctagcctaccccaactcgcttgggacaaaaggctttgttgttgttgttgttgttgttgttgaataCTATGCATTTCTTCAGTGCATCCAATTTTAAAATACACAGTAGTGTGACCGTTCTTTTCCCTCTTATACTCTATATTGACacatctgattttttttttgcagcattTTATCTCGCGTTTCAGTCACACTTTTATCCAAAATATCACACAATTGTCGAAGGAGTTAAACCTTCCACTAGATAATTCACCATCACCACCACCGACAATAAATCCAGCTGTAGAGAATATAGCTGGTGTGCCAGAACCTGTGCAAAACAATCTTCCTGGGATCTTGGGTGATGCAAAGTTGACTGCATGGGAATTGTGGCAGAAGCAGGAGTTCTCATTCCTAAAAATTACTGTGAGTTACTGTTGTTTTCATTTTTGTCTTCCACTGATGGTATACTCAAGTTCACAGCTTAACATGCTTGTGTGTTCTAGTATTTTCGCAGAGCAGTGCCAATAAAAGAGCAAACAGTTATTGCCTACATACTTGATGCTGCTCGAGAAGGATGTGAGTTGGACTGGAGTCGGTTTTGCAGGGAGGTAGGGCTGACACCTGAGATAGCCTCAGGGATCCGTCTTGCAATATCAAAGGTTGGATCACGTGACAAGTTGAAGCCAATCAAAGAGGAGCTCCCAGAGAATGTAATATTCCCTCAGTACATTGTCACTCCATATATATTCATGATTTATGCATAGTATTGCTTCCAAAGAAACAAGGTGTATAGTTAATTGTATGTGTTCATCCAAAGCTGTTATGAATGTTTACTTTACTTTGAAAATAAATGCTACATGACAATTGCAGGTAACTTACGACATGATCAAGACATTCCTGACGATTGAGGGACGTGGATTGTCAGAGCAGATTTTTAGTAACGCTCCTGCTTCCTCCCATGCAAGTGAAGCCAGCGAAAATGATAATCCAGCAGATGGTGTCCAGACGGCAGATGCCTGTGATGCAAACCCTTCAGCAAAGAGAGGCCAAACCGACGGCATGCTTGGTTCTGCTGAGGAGCCAGCAATGAAACTGCAGAAGATAGAGGAGCATGGAGTTGAATCTTCTGGCACAACTAGTGCCACTGAAGAATCTGTACTAGAGCTTGTCGCCAGCCGCGATGGGGTAAGGAGACGCCGCCCAAACATTTTTTTCTGAATCTCGGTTGGAAACCCTTGTCGTTCCTGTCGTCCTGTGTTTGAGTGCTGACGATTCGATATGTTTTCAGGTGTTATTAGACGATGTTGTCAAGCATTTCAATGGATCCAAGAGAGAATCAGTTGTCGAGATATTGGACAGCCTCGAATCCGAATTCGAAATTTACAAGAAAAATGGGAAATACATGATCATGTAATGTAGCAAACTGAGGGGTCGCTAAAACCCATGTCTAAGAGCTTGCCGGCCTAGGCTAGGGTTGCACCTGGATGTGTATATATGCTGGTGGTGGCGTTGGAGTCTGATTGGACTATGGTTAGGTGAAACTTTTATCAGCAACATCGCTGTTCCGGCTGGTGTGCATGTGCACGTTTTGGTGATCGACCAGAAGTTGTACGATACGAGCGCTTGTTGGGGACCCGACGGCCTCTAGTTGTGCCTCGTCTCATGCATGGGTTTCAATGATTCATGGATTTATCTCAGGTTTCTTTGCTAATTCATTCcgttctttttcctcttgtgttGAAGCGTACACCTGTTTAACAGTTTGATCTTCGAAAATGTGACTCAGGtgttaaaaaaaacagaaatctCTATCTTCAAATAGATTATGTTTACAAAAAGCTAATTAGTTTATTTCATACTTGCTTTTTTTTGTCTTTACGAAATATTTGCtttcaaatataaataaaaagcagGTGAATATTTTCTTGAAAAAAATTCGTACCTCACGTGGTCGATGGGTACGCACGCCCTGCCTTTAACGTACCCGGCACGAGCGCACGAGGTTGAGGTCACCAACCGACCAGCATCCAGTTCAGTCACTGGGCTCAACAAACCGCactgcgccgccggcccggccgcgATCAAAGCAAATCCCGTCGCAACGCAACGCAACGCAACTGCCTCCTCGAACTCGGCAGTCGGCAAGCATTCGGAGCAATTCGGTCGCCTGCAGTGCGATGATCAGCGGAGAGGTCGCGGGCGCCGCCAAccccaggaggaggaggccatgaAGGCGCAGCCGCTGCTGCCGGCGGCGCTCAAGAGGCGGAGGGGCCCGCGCGTGGCGGTGCTGGCGCTCGTCTTCTGCTCCCTGCTCGTGcccttcgccttcctcttcgACCGCGCCCCCTCCGGTATGTAGCCCAGGGCTTCCCCTCAATGCTCggatcgccgcctccgccggtgGATCTGGGGGTCTAGCGGTTGTTCGATTAACGCGCTGCTTTGTCGTTTAACCGCTTCGTCCTGGGGATTTCGGTTGCCTTACTCTCCGATTGGTGTGCGATGCAGGGTACGTGACGACGGAGGAGCGGCACCGACAGGTAGCGCACTGTTTGTCTGTCCCCCTTTCTGCGTAGTCGCTGTTGATGCTGATTGATTTGGATGCCACCATGTGCGAGCGGACGTGACTCATTGCCActgcttcttcttttccttgttGTGATTACCGCGTTGGATTAGGAGGTCGTTCTGCCTTCGTTGGATCACGCCGAGAAGAGGGGTCGTCCTGGCGCTATCAGCGGACGGAGACAGGTCTGTTATCTATTACTCCATTGATGGTGATTGTTTTGTAACTTTTATTTTCGTTTGGACATTGGAGTGACGACTCTATTGGGGGTGCGGCATTGATGTCTACTCCTATTCGTGACCACCTTCCAAAGACCCACCAGGATTTTTGAAGCTTGTCTAAGGTCATGAATTTGTAATAACAGGCAGTGCCTTGTGTCGTGTTCCTCACTTCTTAGCTCTGTGGGGATAATGTTTTCTACATGTTAAAGAAAGTCGATTGATCATTTCCCCCCCTTGTTACGTTTGTGAATCTGTAAGAGTGTATCTCCCAAAGTTGCTTAAGAGTTGATAGGATTGCATCTACAGTCCATGACGGTTACATTTTCCTCAGGATGCACCAGAAAAGAAGATCCCCAGAGGCAGTGCAGGAGTCATTCATCAGCATGTACCAGAGAAGAGGATCTCCAAAGTTAGTGCAGGAGTCATTGATCAGCATAAGCAAATTGATAGCCATTCGACAAGTGGTGGTGCTAAATCAAAAGGTATGTCATATCAGACATCAGTACAAGGCCAAAAGGATTCATTGTTCATGGTGTGTAAATTTTGAGCTATGCAGAGTAGCCTGCCAGCTTACCAAACCTGGTCATTGGGGTTATATGTGGCCTCAATGGTACCCATGTGAAAATTAATAAATTATATGTGGACATAATTTCGGCTGTGAAATTAGCTTTCTAATGTCATAGCGGTTGAGTCTTTCACTTTCTGATGTTCACCAAAATTTCTGATATCAAATAAGTTTTTTCATTTCCTCCCTCTTGGTTCCCTCCCTTCCAAGATTTACTCTAGAACCTAGCAGCAATTATTTTTACCCAGCTATCTCCAGGCAGCCAAGCCACCCCCTGGGTATATTGACTCTCATATAGTTGCCCTTATGACTATTGACTAGTGGATATTTGGTCAGAGCTGTTTGGAGGTTACAGTCCATCTGTTTTGGATGGTTATCTTTTCCTACCTTATTTTTTTCATGTCTGATGCTGTAGTCATTTTGCTTTTCTTTACATTTGACTATAATTTCTATCATACACAGCTCCTCCAGCACCAAAAGTTGAACCATCAAAGGCTGTGGCGGAATCAACTCGAGAGACAAGAGTATGGATCTTTAGTGCTCAAAGTTGTACTTTGTTGCTTTGGAATTGCTATTTCATGTCATTTCAGAATTTGCTTATTTAAGACATCTTTTGTTGATATAATGGAAGTATGGTGTCCTGTTCTGGCTATATGAAACTGTACTTTGAAAGCATGTTTTCCACAAGACAGTAGGAGTGTATAGTAGCTGACTGGCAGCAAGGATAGCACTAAAATAATCATATATTAGTTTTCCTCAGCAAGAATAACACTAAAATAAGCATATATTAGTTTACATGGTGCAGCACTTTGAATCATTTCCCATCATCATTACTAGTCCTAGAGTTTAAAAAGTTAAGCTTATGACAATCTTGAGTATAGAGTTTAGTGCATCTACTTTTTTTCAAAGCATAACTTCATGTTTTGTTCTTTCTAGTTCCTCCAGATCTGTTACATCAGCCTGAGTTATGCTGATGCTAGACCATAATGCACACTTATCGTTTCAGGAGATTAGCAAAGATGTACAAGGGCGACAAAAAGTTGCAAAAGCTGATGAAGTGGAAAAGGCGAAGGCTTGTCAACTTGAATTTGGAAGTTATTGTCTCTGGTCCATAGAACACAAAGAAGTAATGAAAGATTCCATAGTGAAGAGGCTAAAAGACCAACTCTTTGTAGCACGCTCATACTATCCGAGTATTGCAAAACTTCAAGGACATGAAGCTCTGACTCAGGAAATGAAGCAAAACATACAAGAACATGAGAGGGTGCTTAGTGTATCAACAGTCGATGCTGATCTACCATCATTGTGAGAATTAAATTTTATTGCTTAAGATCATAGTTCACTGTGATTAGTCCTAAAGCTGAATTGTAGATTATGTTTAAGTTAAAACAATCTTTCTTTTTCTGAATGATTTTTACGATAACATATATCTATGCTGAGTCAAACCTAGGATGGAGCATAGGAGTCAATATATTTCATTCGACCTAGGGACTTTATTTCCAATCATTGCTAGGAGTTACTACTTTGATAATTTGAATGACAATTGTCTTGGTGATTTCAGTATCAACAAGAGGATGGAGCAGATGGAGCGAACAATTGCGAGATCCAAATCTTGCACGGTGGACTGTAAGAATGTTGACAGGAAGCTTCGCCAAATACTTGATATGACTGAGGATGAAGCTCATTTTCATATGAAGCAGAGT
This portion of the Panicum virgatum strain AP13 chromosome 2N, P.virgatum_v5, whole genome shotgun sequence genome encodes:
- the LOC120662191 gene encoding probable ATP-dependent DNA helicase RecQ, with amino-acid sequence MEAALKGYFGYSSFRPYQREIIQKVLDGRDCLVVMATGSGKSICYQIPPLVTKKTAVVVSPLLSLMQDQVMSLKQKGVKSEYLGSTQTNSSASSEAEKGMFDVLYMTPEKAISLSSRFWNNLQAAGICLLAVDEAHCISEWGHDFRMEYKELHLLRDLLVGVPFVALTATATERVRRDISTSLVLCDPHVVVGSFDRHNLFYGVKSCNRSISFINELVKDVSKRNAAGESTIVYCTTIRETEQVHDALVTAGIKSGIYHGKMGSRAREESHRSFIRDEVRVMVATIAFGMGIDKPDVRCVIHYGCPKSLESYYQESGRCGRDGLSSVCWLYYQRSDVTKVDFYCADAKNGTQRKAIIDSFMAAQKYCLLATCRRRFLLQYFGEELNSDCGNCDNCTAVKNVRDLSKETFLLLSCIKSCGGRWGLNLPIDVLRGSRAKKIVENNYDKLQMHGRGKDYSPNWWKALGGLLIAHDYLKETVRDTFRCVSVSPKGVKFLSAAHRIDGTPLILQLTAEMIDLEEHGSSQHKEGGGSNLVPTLESEKFSEDESKLYQMLLNVRMELAQNIGTAPYAICGDQTIRNFAKMRPSTGARLANIDGVNQHFISRFSHTFIQNITQLSKELNLPLDNSPSPPPTINPAVENIAGVPEPVQNNLPGILGDAKLTAWELWQKQEFSFLKITYFRRAVPIKEQTVIAYILDAAREGCELDWSRFCREVGLTPEIASGIRLAISKVGSRDKLKPIKEELPENVTYDMIKTFLTIEGRGLSEQIFSNAPASSHASEASENDNPADGVQTADACDANPSAKRGQTDGMLGSAEEPAMKLQKIEEHGVESSGTTSATEESVLELVASRDGVLLDDVVKHFNGSKRESVVEILDSLESEFEIYKKNGKYMIM
- the LOC120662192 gene encoding probable galacturonosyltransferase 7, coding for MGTHALPLTYPARAHEVEVTNRPASSSVTGLNKPHCAAGPAAIKANPVATQRNATASSNSAVGKHSEQFGRLQCDDQRRGRGRRQPQEEEAMKAQPLLPAALKRRRGPRVAVLALVFCSLLVPFAFLFDRAPSGYVTTEERHRQEVVLPSLDHAEKRGRPGAISGRRQDAPEKKIPRGSAGVIHQHVPEKRISKVSAGVIDQHKQIDSHSTSGGAKSKAPPAPKVEPSKAVAESTRETREISKDVQGRQKVAKADEVEKAKACQLEFGSYCLWSIEHKEVMKDSIVKRLKDQLFVARSYYPSIAKLQGHEALTQEMKQNIQEHERVLSVSTVDADLPSFINKRMEQMERTIARSKSCTVDCKNVDRKLRQILDMTEDEAHFHMKQSAFLYNLGAQTLQKSHHCLNMRLTLEYFKSSSLDSDDSPSGKFNSPKYMHYVILSKNVLAASVVINSTVSSCKEPGNLAFHILTDAQNFYAMKYWFARNSYKNAVIHVINYEAIILEKLPKYNIQQLYLPEEFRVLIRSIKQPTENTRMEYLSLFSHSHFLIPEIFKYLNKVVLLDDDVVVQRDLSFLWNIDMGDKVNGAVKFCGLKLGQMRNVLGKTAYDPKSCAWMSGVNLINLDKWREHNVTENYLLLMKKFKFKDERSLRAAAIPLSSLSFQHLIYPLDEKLTLAGLGYDYGIDEEVARRAASLHYNGNMKPWLELGIPDYKKYWRRFLVRGDRFMDECNVNP